Within Triticum dicoccoides isolate Atlit2015 ecotype Zavitan chromosome 1B, WEW_v2.0, whole genome shotgun sequence, the genomic segment ggttcaaccttgggtttcttcactagagcagcagctgatttgctgtttcatgaagtatcccttcttgcccttgcccttcttgaaactagtggtttcaccaaccatcaacaattgatgctccttcttgatttctactttcgcggtgtcaaacatcgcgaatacctcaaagatcatcatatgtatccctgatatgttatagttcatcatgaagctctagcagcttggtggcaatgactttggagaaacatcactatctcatctggaagatcaactcccactcgattcaagtgattgttgcactcagacgatctgagcacaagctcatcgattgagctttctcccttagtttgcaggctaagaaaatcatcggaggtctcatacctcttgacgtgggcacgagcctgaaatcccaatttcagccctcaaaacatctcatatgttctgggacgtttcgaaaacgtctttggtgcctctactctaaaccatttaactgaactatcacgtagttatcaaaacgtgtatgtccgatgttcgcaacatccatagacgacgtttggggttctgcacactgagcggtgcattaaggacataagctttctactgatcgcataattgctactatcaactttcaactatattttatctaggaacatatctaaacagtggaagtaaagcgcgagcttacgacataatttgcaaagatcttttgactatgttcaggataattaagttcatcttatgaactcccactcagatagacatccctctagtcatctaagtgattacatgatccgagtcaactaggccgtgtccgatcatcacgtgagatggactagccatcatcggtgaacatcttcatgttgatcgtatctactatacgactcatgctcgacctttcggtctcttgtgttccgaggccatgtctatacatgctaggctcgtcaagttaacctaagtgtttcgcgtgtgtaaatctggcttacacccgttgtatgtgaacgtaagaatctatcacacccgatcatcacgtggtgcttcgaaacgacgaactttcgcaacggtgcatagttagggggaacactttcttgaaattttaatgagggatcatcttatttactaccgtcgtcctaagcaaataagatgcataaacatgataaacatcacatgcaatcaaatagtgacatgatatggccaatatcattttgctccttttgatctccatcttcggggctccatgatcatcgtcgtcaccggcatgacaccatgatctccatcatcgtgtctccatgaagttgtctcgccaacttattacttctactactatggctaccggttagcaataaagtaaagtaattacatggcattgttcaatgacacgcaggtcatacaataaataaagacaactcctatggctcctgtcggttgtcatactcatcgacatgcaagtcgtgattcctattacaagaacatgatcaatctcatacatcacatatcattcatcacattcttcatggccatatcacatcacatagcatacgttgcaaaaacaagttagacgtcctctaattgttgtttgcatgttttacgtggctgctatgggtttctagcaagaacatttcttacctacgcaaaaccacaacgtgatatgccaattgctatttacccttcacaaggacccttctcatcgaatccgttccgactaaagtgggagagactggcacccgctagccaccttatgcaccaagtgcatgtcagtcggtggaacctgtctcacgtaagtgtacgtgtaaggtcggtccgggccgcttcatcccacaataccgtcgaaacaagattggactagtaacggtaagcatattgaacaaaatcaacgcccacaacaacttgtgttctactcgtgcatagaaactacgcatagacctagctcatgatgccactgttggggaacgtagcaaaaattcaaaattttcctacgtgtcaccaagatctatctatggagagactagcaacgaggggaaggagagtgcatctacatacccttgtagatctctaagcggaagcgttcaagagaacggggttgaaggagtcgtactcgtcgtgatccaaatcaccggagatcctagtgccgaacggacggcacctccgcgttcaacacacgtacagcccggtgatgtctcccatgtcttgatccatcaaggagagagggagaggttgaggaagactccatccagcagcagcacgacgacgtggtggtggtggaggagcatggcaatcctgcagggcttcgccaagcaccgcgggagaggaggaggacttgggagagggggagggccgcGCCAGAACTTTGGTAaatctcccatgcgcctccccactatatataggggtggagggggctggttccttgccctccaagtccattggggcgttggcaaaggtgggaggaaagaaatcccatcatttccttccccaccgattgttatcccccctttttagggatcttgatcttatcccttcgggatatgatcttattccttctaagggggaatcttggtgcgccttgaccaggggtgtggggccttgcccccactacccacgttcatgtgggtcctcccatgcaggtgggccccactccggaaccttctagaaccttcccggtacaataccgaaaattctcgaacattttccggtggccaaaataggacttcccatatataaatctttaccttcggaccattccggaactcctagtgacgtccgggatctcatccgggactctgaacaacattcggcaaccacatacaaacttcctttataaccctagcgtcatcgaaccttaagtgtgtagaccctacgggttcgagaaccatgcagacatgaccgagacgttctatggtcaataaccaacagcgggatctggatacccatgttggctcccacatgttccacgatgatctcatcggatgaaccacgatgtcaaggactcaatcgatcccgtatacaattccctttgtctaagggtattgtacttgcccgagattcgatcgtcagtataccgataccttgttcaatctcgctaccggcaagtctctttactcgttccgtaacacatcatcccgcgatcaactctttgatcacattgtgcacattatgatgatgtcctaccgagtgggcccagagatacctctccgtcacacggagtgacaaatccctgtctcgattcgtgccaacccaacagacacttttggagatacctgtagtgcacctttatagccacccagttacattgtgacgtttggtacacccaaagcattcctacggtatccgggagttgcacaatctcatggtctaaggaaaagatacttgacattagaaaagctttagcatatgaactacacgatctctgtgctaggcttaggattgggtcttgtccatcacatcattctcctaatgatgtgatcccgttatcaacgacatccaatgtccatggtcaggaaaccgtaaccatctattgatcaacgagctagtcaactagaggcttactagggacatggtgttgtctatgtacccacacatgtatctgagtttcctgtcaatacaattatagcatggataataaaagattatcatgaacaaggaaatataataataactaatttattattgcctctagggcatatttccatcaagcTCTATGCTTAgcgtcgacgacgacgacgcccacgGGCGTCGCTTTCTTCCTGAAGAAGTCGTCATAGTATTCCTCTCGGTGCTAGGGTTCCGGGTCAAAACCCGTGTCTGCTTTGGACTTGGCAGCGGTGACGCTTGGCGCCATTCTCCCTCCCGAGGGCGTTGTCATGGAACTTAGGTGTTATAGGGCATAGTGTGGCGTTGTACTCTTCTTCCTTTGTTCTTTGTCGGTAGCGTAGTcgtttctgtgtgattcggttatcTTGGGATCGACATTGTATGATGGCTACCTCACCACCTTGTATCATTCGGCCGTGTACTTTGTCTGGTttgtgctttatctataaagcgaggCGAAAGCCTGTTTCAGATATATGACATACGGACGGTATTCTTCTTGCTGCCGGTCCAGGGTAGTTTTAGTGTCATGATCGggatatgtgatagcctggcttaatggggatgatagactactcatatcaataaggaattccttcttttccgggagcccattcggaaagaactccaaagttaagcatgctcagctaggagtaatttcaggatgggtgaccgaccgggaagttgcttccGAATGCACATGAGTGAGAACAacatgcgcagaaaagactagtattgatttgtgggaccagtctagatcccgccagtagtaacgaccaccgacgggtgtgtccggggcgttacaagataGTAAGGCAACAACGTCGTAAAGTTACTAATGTCCTCCCCACCCTATCCCTGCTCCATCAGTGCACCGAGCATAGATAGAGGTCGCGTGGAGTTGTGTTTCCAACCGACTGTTTTGGTCTGAGTCGTTTGTGTATTTGCATGTTTGGTCCTTTCAATCTATATTTTTCTTCGTCAATGACAGATGTTGTTTGGGCTTTGGGGTTCTGGCACGACAATCTTTTGATTGCCAATTATAATAAGGTTTGTATTTTTTGATGCAGGCGGCGTGCCTTCGACTTTTTAAGTGTTTGTAGCCgtgaaattggttattattatcaaTACATTGGAGGATGTTTTTTTAAGTGATTAACTTTTCTCAAAGACAAATTCTGCAAATCAACCGCACATTCCACGGCGACGTCGGCTCACTCGCCGCGCCACGCCGGACAACGGATAAGTAACAGACGCTTGGCTTGGCTTGTCGGCTTCCGGCACCAAGCACCTCTGATCCGCCGGGGCCGCAAAGCAATGGCCGCCGCAGCGGCAGCAGGCGCGGCATCCTCCCTTGTCCCCTCCACTTCCCAGCGCCGTCTCCCCTTCCGTCCCACCCCCACCCGCCAACCCCTCCTAGCCGCCAACAGGACCCTGACGCTCTCCCCGAAGCCACCCCGCCTCCTGCATCCCCTCGCCgcgtcctcctcctctccgcctccGCCCGAGGATGCTGAGCCAACCGACCCCGTCAAGCTCGCCTTCGCCCGCGCCGCCGCGTACAAGAAGGAGAGGACTAATCCGACGCCcaagccaccgccaccgccaccgtcgccTTCCCCTCCGCCGCAGCCTTCCGCAAAGGAGTCCAGCGGCAGCAAAGAGGCATTCGAGCGGGCGCTGGAGTACAGGAACGGCAACGGGGGAGGACTGGACGGCGGCTCCCCGCTTCTCAATCCGTCGCCGACTTTCGGTGAGTAGAGGCGCCAAGCTTCTCGCTAACTTGGTTGGTTTGCGTAGTCTCAGGATGCGCTCTGCAGGGTGCAGAAGTCGTTTACAATCAGGTCATAGTAGAAACTGTTGAAATCAAAAGGAAATGGGTGCGTGTTTTAAATTGAGACGTGTTAGTCGCTAAATCGAGGTGTCAAAGCGTCGTTCTGTTCTTATGATCGCTCGTTATGTGTTGCTGAAGAAAATGTGGTCGGAGCTGGGGATTAAGGGGTGTTTTAAAGCACAGTTATTAAAATGTTGGTCGGAggcctttgccattgtggtgaggtACTTACAAAGTTTCTCTATCTTTCTGTAATTCCAGTTCTGTTTGTCCCAGAGAGTTAAAAGTATATTTGCATATCATCTGAATTCTAGAACAGTAAACCATGATGCCGTTTAATTTGTTTCGGTACtggccaaaaaagaaaaagaaaatccaGTACTGATTACTCCATATCAAATCCCCCAAATGAACAGTTAACTGCTCTTCGAATTTGCACAAATAAttgattcttttattttttttctatttcaacAGCAACCATGATTTGTTTTATTTGCAGGCCAAAGCACGTTTACTAGTAAAGAAGGTGCATTTGGCAAAGTGGCAAAGAAAAAGGGAGGGTATGCGTACGATGAGACGGACTTTTTGGGCCTCGGTTTCTTCGAGAAAAAACGTTATCAAGGTCCACCACCAGGGCTATCTCAAGGAATTGATCCTTTTTCAAATGAAGATTTTCCTGAGGTGGAGATAGTAGTTGGCGACCCTAGTAAATTTGGGAAGTCTCGTCGTTCAACTGAAAATCAACCTCTAGATGATAGCGAGTCTGAGGAAACTTCACGTTCAAAAGACGGCAAACAAAATGAAGATAGCAAGCTTGAGGAAACACCACTTTCAACTGTTATTGAACCTGAAGATGACGAAAACTCAGAGTCGTACAAACCCAGGGTTACAACGTGGGGAATGTTTCCACGGCCACAAAATATTTCAAAGGCGGTAAGATCAAACAATTTCCTATCCCTCTAGTTTTAAAGGATGCTGCAATTATCATTATCTTTGAACCGGGTTATCCCCCTTGCAGCTGTTACACTGAGCAGTGATTTGATTAGAGTGGAATGATATAATACAATGAAATGCATAATATCTATGTGCCATTTATTCTCTGAATATTCTTGTAACTTTGCTCGGAGAAAGTGAGAACCATTTGTTATGACTTGACTTTGGGGTCTGAACCTAAAGATTTTCTGGAGACACATCTATCTCTTTGAACAAAAACTTGTTGAAGTCATGGCAAATTGGTAATGTTACTGTAAACAATTTCTGGTCAGCGTATTTAGTGTTAATCCATTGGAAGTATTCACTATAACGAAATGGGAAATTATTCAGCGTAATATTATTTTTTACAGGATAACCATTCATCAGAGAATATAATTTGAACAGTCATATTGGTGTACAATGTTTGATCCTAGTTCTGGACATTTCATATGCCTTGTTAAGGACAACATAGCATCATTCACAATGGCTCTAGGCCACTGTCCAAGAACCACATGTAAGGAGTAGGAATTATGCACATCACATATATTTGGGCAGGTTTAGACTTTTAACAATTTTTTAGGTATTGCCATGTCTGAAATACAAGATAAAAACACTTCTAAAATTTTCTTGCTATCTACACTGCTTCCTTCTTGTTTGATTGATATAATTGGAAAAACATCTAAAATGCAGTTGAAACTGATTCTGTAGTGATTGTGCTCTTTTGCATTGTTCTATACATGTTTCAAAATAGTTTCCTTTGTAAAACCATTAGCAATTTATTTGATGTAATTGAGTTAGAGAATATAGGCTCGTAGTAGTGCTACCTTTTCCCAGTTTTGATATTTCCTTACTTCCTCATTAGTATGGTGGTGGAAGAAATATAAGCCTTGGTGGAGAGACTCAAAGTGCTGAAGAGAAAGCAGCTAAAGATAAACGTACCAGAGAACTACTAACTGCGTATATTGGTGGAAAAAACAAGACACTCGATGCAAAAACAAAGGCAGAGTGCACCAAGGTACATGACTGAAACATCATTCCATATAAATTAAT encodes:
- the LOC119341414 gene encoding atherin-like, translated to MAAAAAAGAASSLVPSTSQRRLPFRPTPTRQPLLAANRTLTLSPKPPRLLHPLAASSSSPPPPEDAEPTDPVKLAFARAAAYKKERTNPTPKPPPPPPSPSPPPQPSAKESSGSKEAFERALEYRNGNGGGLDGGSPLLNPSPTFGQSTFTSKEGAFGKVAKKKGGYAYDETDFLGLGFFEKKRYQGPPPGLSQGIDPFSNEDFPEVEIVVGDPSKFGKSRRSTENQPLDDSESEETSRSKDGKQNEDSKLEETPLSTVIEPEDDENSESYKPRVTTWGMFPRPQNISKAYGGGRNISLGGETQSAEEKAAKDKRTRELLTAYIGGKNKTLDAKTKAECTKALKEGDELMNAGRLKQALPYYEKVMQAADFKTELHGMAALQWSICLDSLCRSKEAMGMYSKLKYHPNDRVSKKAKMFMFSFQAADFLKVDGVPVPRNTGYEGYFDQFGGQRNYYANPDEPEVGIRQIIPYMLFLVSPIFFVAFIALRKSLML